From the Pyxidicoccus trucidator genome, one window contains:
- a CDS encoding chemotaxis protein CheW gives MEPAPREVLLFTLEGQRYGLPAEDVRELVRAARLTPLPRAPAVVEGLLNLRGDLLPVLDLRRRFRHPPRPLSPLDHFIVARAGTRHVVLRVDRAEGLRVLAPGEWDATPRELPGVGYVAGAAKLEDGLVLVHDLRSFLSEAEALELEAALAPPPETP, from the coding sequence ATGGAGCCCGCACCGCGCGAGGTGCTGCTGTTCACCCTGGAAGGGCAGCGCTATGGACTACCCGCCGAGGACGTCCGGGAGCTGGTGCGCGCCGCGCGCCTGACGCCCCTGCCTCGCGCTCCCGCCGTCGTGGAGGGCCTCCTCAACCTCCGCGGTGACTTGCTGCCCGTGCTGGACCTGCGCCGCCGCTTCCGCCACCCACCCCGCCCGCTGTCGCCCCTGGACCACTTCATCGTCGCTCGCGCCGGGACACGCCACGTGGTGCTGCGCGTGGACCGCGCCGAGGGCCTGCGCGTGCTCGCCCCCGGTGAGTGGGATGCCACGCCCCGCGAGCTGCCGGGCGTGGGCTACGTGGCCGGCGCCGCGAAGCTGGAGGACGGGCTCGTGCTCGTCCATGACCTGCGCTCCTTCCTCTCCGAGGCCGAGGCCCTGGAGCTGGAGGCCGCCCTGGCCCCGCCGCCGGAGACGCCGTGA
- a CDS encoding CheR family methyltransferase, with protein sequence MSWGPWSHPGFAAVLALVEERAGLAAPSCPAAAEEAISRAMARADLADFEAYRARLAEDSAALDDLLIELTVGETYFFRTPEHFEHLRRVVLPELRERLGPEHAVRVWSAACSSGEEPYSLAALLQAEGWGEHMAVYATDVSRGALARARQAVYGEWSLRGPWADRMRAHLRVEGRRYLLSPEVKQHVRFSYLNLALDTWPSADSGLWRLDVIFCRNVLIYFNRATIEAVARRLHDALAEGGYLFTGPSDPPLGDLAPFEPVLTEWGVIYRRPRHGASVAVPSPSLVATPEAREPTGPARAERGARPPAPTSAGSGGSEVHGRPGFPPATPGAAASRSGPGTDVPSGAATGRSEGTSPVARDGGVAGSVSRRSGNATPVPLPSQARGAHHAPDVEALTAARRALARGDWREAARRLGTQDEDPATAMEAVRALANLDAHAAVDACAETAARHPLVAGPRYLESLLLLGQGRLADAERAARQALYLEPSLVVAWLVLGRVLRRRGDTAGALRAWREAELLCAVLPPEAPVPLADGERASGLAAVASGERTRLEAALAVGEETT encoded by the coding sequence GTGAGCTGGGGACCCTGGAGCCACCCTGGCTTCGCCGCCGTGCTCGCACTCGTGGAAGAGCGCGCCGGGCTGGCCGCGCCGAGCTGCCCCGCCGCCGCCGAGGAGGCCATCTCCCGCGCCATGGCCCGCGCCGACCTCGCGGACTTCGAGGCCTACCGGGCCCGGCTCGCCGAGGACTCCGCCGCGCTCGATGACCTGCTCATCGAGCTCACCGTCGGAGAGACGTACTTCTTCCGCACCCCCGAGCACTTCGAGCACCTGCGCCGCGTCGTGCTGCCGGAGCTGCGCGAGCGGCTGGGGCCCGAACATGCCGTGCGCGTGTGGAGCGCGGCGTGTTCCTCGGGCGAGGAGCCCTACTCACTGGCGGCCCTGCTCCAGGCCGAGGGCTGGGGCGAGCACATGGCCGTGTATGCCACCGACGTGTCGCGCGGCGCGCTCGCCCGCGCCCGGCAGGCCGTCTATGGCGAGTGGTCCCTGCGCGGCCCCTGGGCGGACCGCATGCGCGCCCACCTGCGCGTCGAGGGACGCAGGTACCTCCTGTCCCCCGAGGTGAAGCAGCACGTGCGCTTCAGCTACCTCAACCTCGCGCTCGACACCTGGCCCTCGGCCGACAGCGGCCTCTGGCGGCTGGACGTCATCTTCTGTCGCAACGTCCTCATCTACTTCAACCGCGCCACCATCGAGGCCGTGGCCCGCAGGCTCCATGACGCGCTCGCGGAAGGGGGCTACCTCTTCACCGGCCCCTCGGACCCGCCGCTCGGAGACCTGGCGCCCTTCGAGCCCGTCCTCACCGAGTGGGGCGTCATCTACCGGCGGCCCCGGCACGGCGCCTCGGTAGCCGTCCCCTCCCCTTCCCTCGTGGCGACGCCCGAGGCGCGAGAGCCCACCGGGCCCGCGCGCGCGGAACGAGGCGCGAGGCCCCCGGCTCCCACCAGCGCAGGCTCGGGTGGGAGCGAGGTGCACGGGCGCCCTGGCTTCCCGCCGGCGACTCCGGGCGCCGCGGCATCCCGCTCGGGCCCGGGAACGGATGTTCCCTCGGGCGCCGCGACTGGACGCTCGGAAGGAACGAGCCCGGTGGCGCGTGACGGTGGCGTGGCAGGCTCCGTGTCCCGTCGCTCCGGGAACGCGACACCCGTCCCGCTTCCGTCCCAGGCACGCGGCGCCCACCACGCTCCGGACGTGGAGGCCCTCACGGCTGCGCGGCGGGCCCTGGCTCGCGGCGACTGGCGCGAGGCGGCACGACGGCTCGGCACCCAGGATGAGGACCCGGCCACCGCCATGGAGGCCGTGCGCGCCCTGGCCAACCTGGACGCCCACGCCGCCGTGGACGCCTGCGCCGAGACCGCGGCGCGCCACCCGCTCGTCGCCGGACCGCGCTACCTGGAGTCCCTGCTGCTGCTCGGCCAGGGCCGGCTCGCCGACGCCGAGCGCGCCGCCCGGCAGGCGCTCTACCTGGAGCCCTCGCTGGTGGTGGCCTGGCTCGTCCTGGGCCGCGTGCTGCGCCGTCGGGGCGACACCGCCGGCGCCCTCAGGGCCTGGCGCGAGGCGGAATTGCTGTGCGCCGTCCTTCCCCCGGAGGCCCCCGTCCCCCTCGCGGACGGCGAGCGCGCGAGCGGGCTGGCCGCCGTGGCGAGCGGTGAGCGGACTCGACTGGAGGCGGCCCTGGCCGTCGGTGAGGAGACCACCTGA
- a CDS encoding chemotaxis protein CheW, with product MPGSGGIDWEAARARLARLAEAAGEASTLAPGEATALLDARARALARAPAPEAEPGTLREVVRFRTAGQRYTLESRFVLEVVRAPEVVPLPGAPPALRGLTLLHGEVLPVVELAPLFDRAPAEASGPLLVIGAGRPELGLRTEEVEEVTLLRGRALLPPPTTVDTPLVSAAEEDGTLVLEGEALLGDSRLVFDLSDEGVV from the coding sequence ATGCCGGGGTCTGGCGGAATCGACTGGGAGGCGGCACGCGCGCGCCTCGCCCGGCTCGCGGAGGCGGCCGGGGAAGCGAGCACCCTCGCGCCCGGAGAGGCCACGGCGCTCCTCGACGCCCGCGCCAGGGCCCTGGCCCGCGCGCCCGCTCCCGAGGCGGAGCCCGGCACGCTGCGCGAGGTCGTCCGCTTCCGCACCGCCGGCCAGCGTTACACGCTGGAGTCCCGCTTCGTGCTGGAGGTGGTGCGCGCACCGGAGGTGGTGCCGCTGCCGGGCGCGCCGCCCGCGCTGCGCGGCCTCACCCTGCTGCACGGCGAGGTGCTGCCGGTGGTGGAGCTGGCGCCCCTCTTCGACCGCGCTCCGGCCGAGGCCTCGGGCCCGCTGCTCGTCATTGGCGCGGGACGGCCCGAGCTGGGCCTGCGCACCGAAGAGGTCGAGGAGGTCACCCTGCTGCGGGGGCGCGCGCTGCTGCCTCCACCCACCACCGTGGACACCCCGCTGGTGTCCGCCGCGGAGGAGGACGGCACGCTCGTGCTGGAGGGAGAGGCGCTGCTGGGTGACAGTCGCCTCGTGTTCGATTTGTCCGACGAAGGAGTTGTATGA
- the cheB gene encoding chemotaxis-specific protein-glutamate methyltransferase CheB produces the protein MRNDPLRIVVAEDSPTARRLLVEILRADPGLTVVGEAKDGVEAVELVQRVRPDLVTMDIQMPRMDGLDATRRIMTEVPTPVVVVSTLVERDIQTSMAALRAGALAVLQKPVGPESPDFDAESRRLRDTLKAMAEVKVVRRWPDRVMAPVVPPVPTPPQALQRPALVALAASTGGPAALHRVLSELPRDFPVPLLVVQHIALGFSQGFATWLGTAGPLPVKVAEDGELLQAGHVYLAPDDRHLGLHAEGRAEVTRGAPVHGFRPSATWLFRSVARAHGPRSLAVVLTGMGQDGLEGVRELRGAGGYVMAQDEPTSVVYGMPGVVVGAGLAHEVVPLPSIALRLLQGVRTGIPIP, from the coding sequence ATGAGGAACGACCCGTTGCGAATCGTCGTGGCCGAGGACTCGCCCACCGCCCGGCGCCTGCTGGTGGAAATCCTCCGTGCCGACCCCGGCCTGACGGTGGTGGGCGAGGCGAAGGATGGCGTGGAGGCGGTGGAGCTCGTCCAGCGCGTGCGGCCGGACCTGGTGACGATGGACATCCAGATGCCGCGCATGGACGGCCTGGACGCCACCCGCCGCATCATGACGGAGGTGCCCACGCCGGTGGTGGTGGTGTCCACCCTGGTGGAGCGCGACATCCAGACGTCCATGGCCGCGCTGCGCGCCGGGGCGCTCGCGGTGCTCCAGAAGCCCGTGGGCCCGGAGTCGCCGGACTTCGACGCGGAGAGCCGCCGCCTGCGTGACACCCTCAAGGCCATGGCCGAGGTGAAGGTGGTGCGCCGCTGGCCGGACCGCGTCATGGCGCCGGTGGTGCCTCCCGTGCCCACCCCGCCCCAGGCCCTGCAGCGCCCGGCCTTGGTGGCGCTGGCCGCGTCCACCGGAGGCCCGGCCGCCCTCCACCGCGTGCTGTCCGAGCTGCCAAGGGACTTCCCCGTGCCGCTGCTGGTGGTGCAGCACATCGCCCTCGGCTTCAGCCAGGGCTTCGCCACCTGGCTGGGCACCGCTGGCCCCCTGCCCGTGAAGGTGGCCGAGGACGGCGAGCTGCTCCAGGCCGGCCACGTCTACCTGGCGCCGGACGACCGGCACCTGGGCTTGCATGCCGAGGGACGCGCGGAGGTGACCCGGGGAGCGCCGGTGCATGGCTTCCGCCCGTCCGCCACCTGGCTGTTCCGCTCGGTGGCGCGCGCCCATGGGCCCCGCTCGCTCGCCGTCGTCCTCACCGGCATGGGCCAGGACGGCCTGGAAGGCGTGCGCGAGCTGCGCGGGGCGGGCGGCTACGTGATGGCCCAGGACGAGCCCACCTCCGTCGTCTACGGCATGCCGGGCGTGGTGGTGGGCGCGGGCCTGGCACACGAGGTGGTGCCACTGCCCTCCATCGCATTGCGCCTGTTACAGGGTGTCCGGACAGGTATTCCGATTCCCTGA
- a CDS encoding hybrid sensor histidine kinase/response regulator has product MDRDRLAQALLATFLEELEGHVASLNRELLALERETAPARAAEYVASLLRTLHSVKGAARAASATLVETACHRMEEVLERVRDEGAGTPDVYELCFTTVDALDDAGRRLAAKQDLAGSPLEALLPQLERVAARPMRPAAAARVAPAMPAEEPAPPPEPPSSVAPGAETLPVRVSAQKLDALLARSGELRVATLRLEGRTDALESVREALAQAREAVRGTVGEAALRRAETELARVARELAADRRALGGVATGLDDEVRRARTLSFLEGCEGLERATRDVARSLGRAARLEIQGGALELDRSLLQALREPLLHLVRNAVAHGLEAPEQRRAAGKPEEGRVLLTARLRGSRVQVTVDDDGRGLDLDALRERARARGLDVPEDDAETARLAFLPGLSTATEVTRVAGRGVGLDVVRTQVEALRGTVEVTTRPGHGTGFVLDVPLTLSTLRVLLVSSGGQTLALASESVARLVRVAPGEVREVEGRPTWASGDALVPLASLADVLGLPSGPPRARRGAVVLAAGTARAALVVDEVLSEQEALVRSLGPRVRRARHVSAVAVLPDGRMSLLLNPLSLVRAAGGRPSTALFPAPAAQRARRRVLLADDSPTTRALEQNILEGAGYEVVACVDGAEAWERLQAGGADALVLDVEMPRMDGFSLTEAVRASPRFSRLPVVLVTARGKPEDKARGLQAGASAYLVKSAFDPTSLLETLRRLL; this is encoded by the coding sequence ATGGACCGGGACAGGCTGGCCCAGGCACTGCTGGCCACGTTCCTCGAGGAGCTCGAGGGGCATGTGGCCTCGCTCAACCGCGAGCTGCTCGCCCTGGAGCGCGAGACGGCACCGGCGCGCGCGGCGGAGTACGTGGCCTCGCTGCTGCGCACGCTGCACAGCGTGAAGGGCGCGGCGCGCGCGGCCAGCGCCACCCTGGTGGAGACCGCGTGCCACCGGATGGAGGAGGTGCTGGAGCGCGTGCGCGACGAGGGCGCGGGCACGCCCGACGTGTACGAGCTGTGCTTCACCACCGTGGACGCGCTGGACGACGCGGGACGGCGGCTGGCCGCGAAGCAGGACCTGGCCGGCTCGCCGCTGGAGGCCCTGCTGCCCCAACTGGAGCGCGTCGCCGCACGCCCCATGCGTCCCGCCGCTGCGGCCCGTGTCGCTCCGGCGATGCCCGCCGAGGAGCCCGCTCCGCCGCCGGAGCCTCCGTCCTCCGTCGCCCCCGGGGCCGAGACGCTGCCGGTGCGCGTGTCCGCGCAGAAGCTGGACGCGCTGCTGGCGCGCAGTGGCGAGCTGCGGGTGGCGACCCTGCGGCTGGAAGGCAGGACGGACGCGCTGGAGTCCGTGCGCGAGGCGCTGGCCCAGGCCCGCGAGGCGGTGCGCGGGACGGTGGGCGAGGCGGCGCTGCGGCGCGCGGAGACGGAGCTGGCGCGCGTGGCGCGCGAGCTGGCCGCGGACCGCCGCGCCCTGGGGGGCGTGGCCACCGGCCTGGACGACGAGGTCCGCCGCGCGCGCACCCTCTCCTTCCTGGAGGGCTGTGAGGGGCTGGAGCGCGCCACTCGCGACGTGGCGCGCAGCCTGGGCCGCGCGGCGCGGCTGGAGATTCAGGGCGGAGCGCTGGAGCTGGACCGCTCCCTGCTCCAGGCGCTGCGCGAGCCGCTGCTGCACCTGGTGCGCAACGCGGTGGCGCACGGCCTGGAGGCGCCGGAGCAGCGGCGCGCGGCGGGCAAGCCGGAGGAGGGACGCGTCCTGCTGACGGCGCGCCTGCGGGGCAGCCGGGTGCAGGTGACGGTGGACGACGACGGGCGGGGGCTGGACCTGGACGCCCTGCGCGAGCGGGCGCGGGCGCGGGGCCTCGACGTGCCCGAGGACGACGCCGAGACGGCGCGGCTCGCCTTCCTGCCCGGCCTGTCCACCGCGACAGAGGTGACGCGGGTGGCGGGCCGTGGCGTGGGCCTGGACGTGGTGCGCACGCAGGTGGAGGCACTGCGCGGCACGGTGGAGGTGACGACGCGCCCGGGCCACGGCACCGGCTTCGTCCTGGACGTGCCCCTCACCCTGAGCACGCTGCGGGTGCTGCTGGTGTCCTCGGGTGGGCAGACGCTGGCGCTGGCCAGCGAGAGCGTGGCGCGGCTGGTCCGCGTGGCGCCCGGCGAGGTGCGCGAGGTGGAGGGGCGCCCCACCTGGGCCTCGGGAGATGCCCTGGTGCCGCTGGCCTCGCTGGCGGACGTGCTGGGCCTGCCCTCCGGGCCTCCGCGCGCGCGGCGGGGCGCGGTGGTGCTCGCCGCCGGCACCGCGCGCGCCGCGCTGGTGGTGGACGAGGTGCTGTCCGAGCAGGAGGCGCTGGTGCGCTCCCTGGGTCCCCGCGTGCGCCGGGCCCGGCACGTGTCCGCCGTGGCGGTGCTGCCAGACGGGCGGATGTCGCTCCTGCTCAACCCGCTCTCCCTCGTGCGCGCGGCGGGAGGCCGGCCCTCCACCGCGCTCTTCCCCGCCCCGGCCGCCCAGCGGGCGAGGCGCCGCGTGCTGCTGGCGGACGACTCACCCACCACGCGCGCGTTGGAGCAGAACATCCTGGAGGGCGCGGGCTATGAGGTGGTGGCGTGCGTGGACGGCGCCGAGGCCTGGGAGCGGCTCCAGGCGGGCGGCGCGGACGCGCTGGTACTGGACGTGGAGATGCCACGCATGGACGGCTTCTCGCTCACCGAGGCCGTGCGCGCCTCCCCCCGCTTCTCTCGGCTGCCGGTGGTGCTCGTCACCGCGCGCGGCAAGCCCGAGGACAAGGCGCGTGGCCTCCAGGCCGGCGCCAGCGCATATCTGGTCAAGAGCGCGTTCGACCCGACCAGCCTGCTGGAGACGCTGAGACGACTGCTATGA
- a CDS encoding methyl-accepting chemotaxis protein: MSIGNRIALGFGLSLLVLLVLAGVAFQGANQLTESTQGLLTTHENVSAIREVRTLLTQAESSQRGFLLTGEEPYLGPYQQVITTLKEDVAMLREAMADRPQQRARLARLEPALMERLDRLAEGIRVRREQGLEGSSKYIKVGEGERLMSQVREISEEMLLAEQQRWDEHSADARAMAQRIVWVLTLCAVLGLAIVAVGSYFITRSITVPLQKLMVGAEQLGRGQLEHRIDVRGGDEAAELARAFNEMAERRRQTEAQLAKQAEQREHTLKTVAEFVNQLAGASSEILASTTEQVASAQEQGSAVTETVSTIEEITKTSEEAAGRARAVSDSARHAEEVGRGGRRAVEEAVSSMGVVREQVESIASRILALAEQAQAIGDIITTVNDISEQTHMLALNASIEASRAGEQGRGFAVVAAEVKALADQSKKATGQVRQILGQIQKATHGAVMTTEEGTKSVAAATRIVSEAGSNIQTLSDLLAQASLTAAQIAASANQQATGIAQIRQAMHDVNQATQQALQSSRQTERAMQDINGMGQKLKGLLGEYGR; encoded by the coding sequence ATGAGCATCGGGAACCGCATCGCACTCGGCTTCGGACTGTCCCTGCTGGTGCTGCTGGTGCTGGCGGGCGTGGCCTTCCAGGGCGCCAACCAGCTCACGGAGAGCACCCAGGGGCTGCTGACGACCCATGAGAATGTCAGCGCCATCCGCGAGGTGCGCACCCTGCTGACGCAAGCGGAGTCCAGCCAGCGCGGCTTCCTCCTCACAGGGGAGGAGCCGTACCTGGGGCCGTACCAGCAGGTCATCACCACGCTGAAGGAGGACGTAGCGATGCTCCGGGAGGCCATGGCGGACCGCCCCCAGCAGCGGGCGCGGCTGGCCCGGCTGGAGCCCGCCCTCATGGAGCGGCTGGACCGGCTGGCGGAGGGCATCCGCGTTCGCCGTGAGCAGGGCCTGGAGGGGAGCTCGAAGTACATCAAGGTGGGCGAGGGCGAGCGGCTCATGAGCCAGGTGCGGGAAATCAGCGAGGAGATGCTCCTGGCCGAGCAGCAGCGCTGGGATGAGCACTCGGCGGACGCCAGGGCCATGGCCCAGCGCATCGTCTGGGTGCTGACCCTCTGCGCCGTGCTGGGCCTGGCCATCGTCGCGGTGGGCAGCTACTTCATCACCCGGAGCATCACCGTCCCGCTGCAGAAGCTGATGGTCGGCGCCGAGCAGCTCGGCCGCGGCCAACTGGAGCACCGCATCGACGTGCGGGGCGGCGACGAGGCGGCGGAGCTGGCGCGCGCCTTCAACGAGATGGCCGAGCGCCGCCGGCAGACGGAGGCCCAGCTCGCGAAGCAGGCCGAGCAGCGCGAGCACACGCTGAAGACGGTGGCGGAGTTCGTCAACCAGCTCGCCGGGGCCAGCTCGGAGATTCTCGCCAGCACCACGGAGCAGGTGGCCAGCGCCCAGGAGCAGGGCAGCGCGGTGACGGAGACGGTGAGCACCATCGAGGAAATCACCAAGACGTCCGAGGAGGCCGCGGGCCGCGCCCGGGCGGTGAGCGACTCCGCCCGCCACGCCGAGGAGGTGGGCCGCGGCGGCCGGCGCGCCGTGGAGGAGGCCGTGTCCTCCATGGGAGTCGTCCGCGAGCAGGTGGAGTCCATCGCCTCGCGCATCCTCGCCCTGGCCGAGCAGGCGCAGGCCATTGGGGACATCATCACCACCGTCAACGACATCTCCGAGCAGACGCACATGCTGGCCCTCAACGCCTCCATCGAGGCCAGCCGCGCCGGGGAGCAGGGCCGCGGCTTCGCGGTGGTGGCCGCCGAGGTGAAGGCGCTGGCGGACCAGTCCAAGAAGGCCACCGGCCAGGTGCGCCAGATTCTGGGGCAGATTCAGAAGGCCACCCACGGCGCGGTGATGACCACCGAGGAGGGCACCAAGAGCGTGGCGGCGGCCACCCGCATCGTGTCCGAGGCGGGCTCCAACATCCAGACGCTGTCGGACCTGCTGGCCCAGGCGTCGCTGACCGCGGCCCAGATTGCCGCCTCCGCCAACCAGCAGGCCACCGGCATCGCCCAGATTCGCCAGGCGATGCACGACGTGAATCAGGCCACGCAGCAGGCCCTCCAGTCCTCGCGGCAGACGGAGCGCGCCATGCAGGACATCAACGGCATGGGCCAGAAGCTCAAGGGCCTGCTGGGAGAGTACGGGCGCTGA
- a CDS encoding ATP-binding protein, whose translation MQALSPSLAAAFTALPEPAYVLDVAGRVVACSLAGARALERTQGEVTGRHWGELGMSAQDVASLEATRARVVTSGATATVELPWPGPTGTHRHALVFTPLPAEDGREVAVLLTARPLTEAEAVYSRALELEQAARSEVEQAERRRSFLYQAMTTLFTHPPDPQGMYTLLAHLAVPDLADWCLVDALEQGPWVARMAAACLDPRQQERVGALPPRTELREDAPVGLLRVLRTGESELVPAVTDSLLRAAAAEPAHPALLKLLQARSYMIVPLRARGHTLGAVTFVASGSGRRYGPDDLALAEDLCLRASLAIDNARLVGESRRAARAREDLLAVVSHDLKNPLGVVQLGAALLLRGAGSKPGGESVAKQATRIQDATERMSRLISDLLDWGRLEAGGLPLEWGEHAVAALVTEAVESIRPLAEAKGLHLRMELPAGDTRARCDRVRVLQVLGNLLGNAVKFTSAGGTLSVVARAHGPEVSFHVRDTGSGIAPEALPHIFDRYWQARDAASRGTGLGLAIAKGLVEAHGGTIRAESTPGEGSTFAFTLPIALGAPVALPLTARAATHD comes from the coding sequence ATGCAAGCACTCTCTCCCTCGCTCGCCGCCGCCTTCACCGCCCTGCCTGAGCCCGCCTACGTCCTGGACGTCGCGGGACGCGTGGTGGCTTGCAGTCTCGCGGGCGCGCGTGCGCTGGAGCGGACGCAGGGAGAGGTGACGGGCAGGCACTGGGGTGAGCTGGGGATGTCCGCCCAGGACGTGGCCTCGCTGGAGGCGACGCGCGCGCGGGTGGTGACCAGCGGGGCCACGGCCACGGTGGAGCTGCCCTGGCCTGGCCCCACCGGCACACACAGGCACGCGCTGGTGTTCACCCCGCTGCCGGCGGAGGACGGGCGCGAAGTCGCGGTGCTGCTGACGGCGCGGCCCCTCACCGAGGCCGAGGCGGTGTACTCGCGGGCGCTGGAGCTGGAGCAGGCCGCACGCTCGGAGGTGGAGCAGGCCGAGCGGCGCCGCTCCTTCCTCTACCAGGCGATGACGACGCTCTTTACCCACCCGCCGGACCCACAGGGCATGTACACGCTGCTGGCGCACCTGGCGGTGCCGGACCTGGCGGACTGGTGCCTCGTGGACGCGCTGGAGCAGGGCCCCTGGGTGGCGCGCATGGCGGCGGCGTGCCTGGACCCGAGGCAGCAGGAGCGCGTGGGCGCGCTGCCCCCGCGCACGGAGCTGCGCGAGGACGCGCCGGTGGGCCTGCTGCGCGTGCTGCGCACGGGCGAGTCGGAGCTGGTGCCCGCGGTGACGGACTCGCTGTTGCGCGCGGCCGCCGCCGAGCCGGCGCACCCCGCGCTGCTGAAGCTGCTGCAGGCGCGCTCGTACATGATTGTCCCCCTGCGCGCGCGGGGGCACACGCTGGGCGCCGTCACCTTCGTGGCCTCCGGCTCCGGGCGGCGCTACGGGCCGGACGACCTGGCGCTGGCGGAGGACCTGTGCCTGCGGGCCAGCCTCGCCATCGACAACGCGCGGCTGGTGGGTGAGTCCCGCCGCGCCGCGCGCGCCCGCGAGGACTTGCTGGCCGTCGTCTCCCACGACTTGAAGAACCCGCTGGGCGTGGTGCAGCTCGGCGCCGCGCTGCTGCTGCGCGGGGCGGGGAGCAAGCCCGGCGGGGAGAGCGTGGCGAAGCAGGCCACCCGCATCCAGGACGCGACGGAGCGGATGTCGCGCCTCATCTCGGACCTGCTGGACTGGGGACGGCTGGAGGCGGGCGGGCTGCCGCTGGAGTGGGGCGAGCACGCCGTGGCCGCGCTCGTCACCGAGGCGGTGGAGTCCATCCGCCCGCTGGCCGAGGCCAAGGGCCTGCACCTGCGCATGGAGCTGCCCGCCGGGGACACGCGCGCGCGGTGCGACCGGGTGCGGGTGCTCCAGGTGCTGGGCAACCTGCTGGGCAACGCCGTGAAGTTCACCAGCGCCGGAGGCACCCTCTCCGTCGTCGCTCGGGCCCACGGCCCCGAGGTGTCCTTCCACGTGCGCGACACCGGCTCCGGCATCGCCCCCGAGGCGCTGCCCCACATCTTCGACCGCTACTGGCAGGCGCGCGACGCCGCCAGCCGGGGCACCGGCCTGGGGCTCGCCATCGCCAAGGGGCTGGTGGAGGCGCACGGCGGCACCATCCGCGCGGAGAGCACGCCGGGCGAGGGCAGCACCTTCGCCTTCACCCTGCCCATCGCCCTCGGCGCTCCCGTCGCGCTGCCCCTGACGGCACGCGCGGCGACGCACGACTGA
- a CDS encoding potassium/proton antiporter, giving the protein MLSAEPLPTALLLTLCGVLLALSVLFSRASGRFGIPVALLFLGLGMAAGSDGPGGIEFNDYGLAFRLGTVALVLILFDGGLNTPLSSIRTAIRPAAVLATVGVVMTAAVAGLAAHLLFGFAWQQALLLGAIVSSTDAAAVFAVLRGSGLHLKRRVGTTLELESGLNDPMAVILTTAMTLSLVGGSEPGWELVWGAVVQMVVGAGLGVGIGWAGRLLLKRLRLRAAGLYPVMTLALAMMAFGVPTLLQGSGFLAVYIVGIALGNETIRYRTGLLRVHDALAWLSQVGMFLVLGLLVFPEALLEVTWEGLGMGLVLAFVARPLAVLLCLLPFRFPPREILYTGWVGLRGAVPIILATFPVLSGAPGAREIFNIVFFIVVVNGLIPGATVPWVTRKLGLAANVPEPPPAVLEIASTQLLNGELSAFYIGSASAVAGERISDLPFPPGSAAMLLVRGQELMAPRGDTVFQTGDHVYVFCLSEDLPLLRLLFGQQEDE; this is encoded by the coding sequence ATGCTCAGCGCGGAGCCACTCCCCACCGCCCTCCTGTTGACCCTCTGCGGCGTCCTGCTGGCGCTGAGCGTGCTGTTCAGCCGGGCCTCGGGACGCTTCGGCATCCCCGTGGCGCTGCTGTTCCTCGGCCTGGGCATGGCCGCCGGCTCGGACGGGCCGGGCGGCATCGAGTTCAACGACTACGGCCTCGCCTTCCGGCTGGGCACGGTGGCGCTCGTCCTCATCCTCTTCGACGGCGGCCTCAACACGCCGCTGTCCTCCATCCGGACCGCCATCCGCCCGGCGGCGGTGCTGGCCACGGTGGGCGTGGTGATGACGGCGGCCGTGGCGGGCCTCGCCGCACACCTGCTGTTCGGCTTCGCGTGGCAGCAGGCCCTGCTGCTGGGGGCCATCGTCTCCTCCACGGACGCGGCGGCCGTCTTCGCCGTGCTGCGCGGCAGCGGGCTGCACCTGAAGCGGCGCGTGGGCACCACGCTCGAGCTGGAGTCGGGCCTCAATGACCCCATGGCCGTCATCCTCACCACGGCGATGACGCTCAGCCTGGTGGGCGGCAGCGAGCCGGGCTGGGAGCTGGTGTGGGGCGCGGTGGTGCAGATGGTGGTGGGCGCCGGCCTGGGCGTGGGAATCGGGTGGGCGGGGCGGCTGCTGCTCAAGCGCCTGCGCCTGAGGGCCGCGGGCCTGTACCCGGTGATGACGCTGGCCCTGGCGATGATGGCCTTCGGCGTGCCCACCCTCCTGCAGGGCAGCGGCTTCCTGGCCGTCTACATCGTCGGAATCGCCCTGGGCAATGAGACCATCCGCTACCGCACGGGCCTGCTGCGCGTCCACGACGCGCTGGCCTGGCTGTCCCAGGTGGGCATGTTCCTGGTGCTGGGACTGCTCGTGTTCCCCGAGGCGCTCCTGGAGGTGACGTGGGAGGGACTGGGGATGGGGCTCGTCCTCGCCTTCGTCGCGAGACCCCTGGCGGTGCTGCTGTGCCTGCTGCCCTTCCGCTTCCCGCCGCGCGAAATCCTCTACACCGGCTGGGTGGGCCTGCGCGGCGCGGTGCCCATCATCCTGGCCACCTTCCCCGTGCTGTCCGGCGCCCCCGGGGCGCGCGAAATCTTCAACATCGTCTTCTTCATCGTCGTGGTGAACGGGCTCATCCCCGGCGCCACCGTGCCCTGGGTGACGCGCAAGCTGGGGCTGGCCGCCAACGTGCCCGAGCCGCCCCCGGCCGTGCTGGAGATTGCCTCCACCCAGCTCCTCAATGGCGAGCTGAGCGCCTTCTACATCGGCTCGGCCTCCGCCGTGGCGGGCGAGCGAATCTCCGACCTCCCCTTCCCGCCCGGCTCCGCCGCCATGCTGCTGGTGCGGGGACAGGAGCTGATGGCGCCTCGCGGCGACACCGTCTTCCAGACAGGGGACCACGTCTATGTCTTCTGTCTCTCGGAGGACCTGCCGCTGCTGCGCCTGCTGTTCGGTCAGCAGGAGGATGAGTAG